The nucleotide sequence GCAGAAGCGCCGCGCCCCGGCCGCGCCGAAGGCGAGCCCCGCCAGATACGCCCCCAGGAGGAACGGAAACGTGCGGGCCGATCCCCCCGAGGCGAAGGAGAAGGCGCGGTACCAGAGGATCTCGTAGGAAAGCGCCACGGCGCCCGACAGCGCGGCCAGTGCGGCGGCGACGATCATCGCGCTTTCCTCCCGCGGCCCGCACACACCCAGGCGGCCAGGCCCACCGCGGCGTTCGCCGCGGCCGCCAGCCGGACGGCGCCCGTCTCCCCCAGCGCGCCCAGCGCCCACCCTCCCGCCGCCAGCGACCCCGCCGCCGCCCCCAGGGTGTTGGTGAAATAGAGCCCGCCCACGGAGCGCCCGACGTTGCCGGAGCGATGGACCGCGTGCGCCACAAGGAGCGGAAGGGTCGCGCCCATGAGGAGCGTGGGGACCAGCACGCCCGCCAGAGCGGCCAGGCCCACTTCGATGCCGGCGACGTCGCCGGCCCAGCGCCCGATCGCCCCGAAAAGCGGAAGCGAAAAGAGTCCGTACGCGCCGACGCCCATCTCCATCGCCGCGAAGATCCGCAACCGCGGCGCTCCTTCCCGGGTCGAGAGGGCCCCTCCGACCAGGCTTCCCAGACCCAGCCCGAGCATGAAGGCCGTCACGACGAGGGTCACCGATTCGACGTTGGTCCCGTAGAGACGAAAAAGCGCGCGCTGCCAGACGATCTGGTACAGAAGGGAGGCGAAGCCGGAGAGGAAGAAGACGGCGTGGACGAGGGCCATCGGGACGCGCGACTCAGGACTCCGCTCCGGCGTCATCGGCCCCCCGGCGCGGGGCGGTCACTTGCCCGAGGTCCCCGACCAGGTGTCGTGGAAGTGCGCGATCAGCCACTTCCCTTTGACCCGGCGGAAGAGGGCGGTGATGACGCCCCGCTGCTGCCCCACACTGGCCAGGTACGTGGCGTAGGCCAGATCCCCTTCGACGCGGATGTCCTCTTTGCCGACGACCGTGTTCCACTCCTGCCCCTCGGCCCCCTTGGCGCGTTCCCGAAGAACCCGGCCGACGGCCTCCGACCCCCGGACGATCTCGTCGTGGCGGCGGACGAGCGACACGTCGGGAATCATCAAGGCAAGCTGAGCGTCCGGATCGCACCGGTCGGCGGCCTCGTGGTAGGACTTGATCACGTCCCAGATCATCTGCTTGTTGACCGCCAGGTCGGGCGAGGGGGGCGGTTCCGGCGCGCACGCGGCCGGAAGGAGGAGAAAAACCAGCGCGAAGCGGGCCATTCCCGGTCCACTATATCCCCGCCCCCGCGAAGGGTCAAGGCGGCGCCGACGGCGCCCGCCAGAGATCCTCTTCGTACGGCTCCTCGGGACCCGGATACTCCGGGGTCGGATCGTGGGGCGTGGGCTGGGCGGGGATGGGCGCCTCCGGCAAAGGGGCAACGGGCGACTTTTTGCGGCGGCGCGACACGTCCTCCAGCCGGAGACTCGCGGCGGGCTTCATAACCGAATCCTCCCTCCATTCGGGACTCTTTTCAGGGAGCCGCCAACCCGAGCCTCCGTTACCCGCTTCCGTGCCGGAAAACCGTCACGCGGCGCCCGCACCAATGATCAGTTTTGGGACTTCGTATGGCCCTCCCCGAACGGATCCCGCCCTCCGCCGCGCGGCAGAAGCTTGAATCCGCCGTCCCGCCGATCCTCGTCTGCGCCTACGAGGACGAAACGCGCTGCGCCCGCATGAAGATCCCCGGCTCGCTCACGCTGCGGGAGTTCGAGGAGCGCCTTCCCCTGATGCCCTGGTCCCAGGAAATCATCTTCTACTGCGACTCGCCCGGACAGTCGGCGGCCCTCCGCTGGGCCGAACAGTATCAGGCCAAGGGATATCCACTCGTCGGAATCCTGGACGGAGGCGTCCAGGCCTGGGAACGCTGGGAAGACCCGCAGGCCCGCGGCATGACCGGATGACGTCCGCCTCCTTCATTCCGGCCTGGGAACCGCGACGAAGAACGTTCCGCCCGGGCGGCGCACCGTCAGAAGCACCGGGCCCTTGCTCGCGCGCACCGCACGGCGCATTTCCTCCGGCGTGCTCACCGCCGCCCGGCCCACGGCCAGGATCAGGTCGCCGCGCCGCAGCCCCGTGAAGGCCGACGCCCGGCGCGGATCGACGGATATGACGACGAGCGCGGCCTCCCGCTCGTCCGCCACCCCGTATTCCTCCAATAAATCCTTCGGTGCCGGAGCCACGGAAATCCCCGGAAGCCCGGAGTCCCGTCGCTCTTCCCGGGCTCCCTCGTCCCGCGGAAGCGGGGGCAAGGGCTCCTCCAGCGGTGTCTCCTCCGCGGGCTTCAGCCGCACCCGAACCTCGAAGCGCTTGCCTTCCCGCCAGACGTCCAGCGCCACCTCCGCGTCCGCGCCCCGCAGCGCCACCCGGTTGCGCAGTTCCGCGGCCGACGACACCGCCTCTCCGTCCAGCCCCACCAGCACGTCCCCCCGGCGCAGCCCCGCCTCCTCCGCGGGCCCCTGCGGCACCACGTCCGTCAGAACCGCGCCTCGGTCCGGCGCCCCGCCCATCGCTTCCGCCAGAAGCGGAGTCATGTCCTGCACCACGACGCCGAGCTGGCCGCGATCCACGCGCCCCTTCTCCAGAAGGATCTCCATGACCGGACGCGCCATCGCGCTCGGAATCGCGAACCCGATCCCCTGGAATCCTCCGGTTCGCGTGGCGATCGCCGTGTTGATCCCCACCAGCTCTCCGCGCAGGTTCACGAGCGCCCCGCCCGAATTCCCCGGATTGATCGCCGCGTCCGTCTGGAGAAAATCCTCGTACTCCGCGAGCCCCAGATTCGCGCGTCCCTTCGCGCTGACGATGCCCCGGCTGACGGTCTGGCCGATCCCCAGCGCGTTCCCGATCGCCAGCACCGATTCGCCCACGCGCAGGCGGCCGGAATCGCCGAACGGCAGCACAGGCAGGTTCCGCGCCTCGATCCGCAGCGCCGCCAGGTCCGTCTTGGCGTCGGCCCCGAGGAGCCGCGCGGGAAACTCGCGCCGGTCCGGCAGAACGACCCGGATCTCTTCCGCCCCTTCGACCCCATGATGGTTCGTCAGGATCACCCCCTCGGAGCGGACCACGACGCCCGAACCCACGCCGCGAAGCAATCCCCGCGGCGGACGCCCGAACAATCCCCACGGACCCGGCACCTCCGGCGGCACGAGGGTCCGGCTGGAAAGAACCCCCACGACCGCGGGCGCGGCACGCTCGACGACCTCGGGTGCCGATTCCTGCGGCTCCATCGGCCCCGCCCGCGCGCCCAGCGCGAGAACCGCCGCCAGGGCCCCCAGAACGAGCGCGGCACTTCCCCGGATGGCACGCGAGACACGCATGGAGCCTCCTCTTTCCTGTTTTCTCATGGAGGTGCCGAAGCCGTCGCGCGTTATGCGCGCACCGCTCCGTAACCCGGTCCCC is from Planctomycetota bacterium and encodes:
- a CDS encoding nuclear transport factor 2 family protein, with amino-acid sequence MARFALVFLLLPAACAPEPPPSPDLAVNKQMIWDVIKSYHEAADRCDPDAQLALMIPDVSLVRRHDEIVRGSEAVGRVLRERAKGAEGQEWNTVVGKEDIRVEGDLAYATYLASVGQQRGVITALFRRVKGKWLIAHFHDTWSGTSGK
- a CDS encoding rhodanese-like domain-containing protein; this encodes MALPERIPPSAARQKLESAVPPILVCAYEDETRCARMKIPGSLTLREFEERLPLMPWSQEIIFYCDSPGQSAALRWAEQYQAKGYPLVGILDGGVQAWERWEDPQARGMTG
- a CDS encoding trypsin-like peptidase domain-containing protein — encoded protein: MRVSRAIRGSAALVLGALAAVLALGARAGPMEPQESAPEVVERAAPAVVGVLSSRTLVPPEVPGPWGLFGRPPRGLLRGVGSGVVVRSEGVILTNHHGVEGAEEIRVVLPDRREFPARLLGADAKTDLAALRIEARNLPVLPFGDSGRLRVGESVLAIGNALGIGQTVSRGIVSAKGRANLGLAEYEDFLQTDAAINPGNSGGALVNLRGELVGINTAIATRTGGFQGIGFAIPSAMARPVMEILLEKGRVDRGQLGVVVQDMTPLLAEAMGGAPDRGAVLTDVVPQGPAEEAGLRRGDVLVGLDGEAVSSAAELRNRVALRGADAEVALDVWREGKRFEVRVRLKPAEETPLEEPLPPLPRDEGAREERRDSGLPGISVAPAPKDLLEEYGVADEREAALVVISVDPRRASAFTGLRRGDLILAVGRAAVSTPEEMRRAVRASKGPVLLTVRRPGGTFFVAVPRPE